A single Haloglycomyces albus DSM 45210 DNA region contains:
- a CDS encoding lysophospholipid acyltransferase family protein encodes MPADPVVYTGRRKGGDKYTFALNAVGAVIKSGLNILTKRDWRGVANVPLQGPVIFVGNHYSHFDPLPLAHFLYNAGRHPHFLLKNSIIEVPVAGPLIKATGQIPVYRGSKSAAESLRAAIAMLESGGPVIIYPEGTTSKDPDRWPMRGKTGVARLALETGAPVVPIAQWGSQAIFDPLAKKGKFRFGLRKQVIVSAGKEVNLDAWRGRDDLSNSDLQDMSNHIMEAVRDELASIRGEEAPPPLYDRHRDRKSQVRDEESETGE; translated from the coding sequence ATGCCTGCTGATCCCGTCGTCTACACGGGCCGACGCAAAGGTGGAGATAAATACACCTTCGCGCTCAACGCCGTGGGTGCCGTCATCAAAAGCGGCCTCAACATTCTGACCAAGCGCGACTGGCGCGGCGTGGCGAACGTCCCCCTCCAAGGCCCGGTCATCTTCGTCGGCAACCACTACAGCCACTTCGACCCCCTACCGCTGGCACATTTCCTCTACAACGCCGGACGGCACCCCCACTTCCTCCTCAAAAACAGCATCATCGAAGTTCCCGTCGCCGGTCCCTTGATCAAAGCCACCGGCCAAATCCCCGTCTACCGCGGCAGCAAGAGCGCCGCCGAATCACTCCGCGCCGCCATCGCCATGCTCGAATCCGGCGGACCGGTCATCATCTATCCCGAAGGAACCACCTCCAAAGACCCCGACCGCTGGCCCATGCGCGGCAAAACGGGAGTGGCCCGCCTGGCATTGGAGACCGGCGCCCCCGTCGTCCCGATCGCACAGTGGGGTTCGCAGGCGATCTTCGACCCGCTCGCCAAGAAGGGCAAGTTCCGCTTCGGCCTGCGCAAACAGGTTATCGTCTCGGCGGGCAAAGAGGTCAACCTGGACGCCTGGCGTGGACGCGACGACCTCAGCAACAGCGACCTACAGGACATGAGCAACCACATCATGGAAGCCGTCCGCGATGAGCTTGCCTCCATTCGCGGCGAAGAGGCTCCACCACCCCTCTATGATCGACACCGCGATCGTAAAAGCCAGGTACGAGACGAGGAAAGTGAGACTGGGGAATGA
- a CDS encoding trypco2 family protein: MNDASLSGAINSLRNELNEAAKGRDDQLPLFIREVELELSLQYDSESSAGGGLNLWSVVSAKANEKDSSTAAHRVRIVIDPQAHNDHGTPERLRLSGDDVIEE; the protein is encoded by the coding sequence ATGAATGATGCGTCTCTATCGGGTGCCATAAATTCTCTCCGAAACGAACTCAATGAAGCAGCCAAAGGACGCGACGACCAACTTCCCCTGTTCATACGGGAAGTGGAACTCGAACTCTCACTTCAGTACGACTCTGAAAGCAGCGCCGGCGGTGGATTGAATCTATGGAGCGTTGTATCCGCCAAAGCAAACGAAAAGGACTCCAGCACGGCCGCTCACCGCGTCAGAATCGTCATCGATCCGCAGGCGCACAATGACCACGGCACGCCGGAACGACTGCGCCTGTCGGGCGACGACGTCATCGAGGAGTAA
- a CDS encoding D-alanine--D-alanine ligase family protein produces MNNKPTVAVLFGGRSVEHSVSCVSGSQAAKALRERGYSVRTIGITRSGSWLDINSDATFDMTEDELPEVTVASGTPLSLELGPDATKLADVVFPIFHGPWGEDGTVQGLLDMAQVPYVGSGVLSSAVCMDKDVAKRLTEQAGIAQGPYVVVGENEPVDQEAVIAKLGLPLFVKPARAGSSLGISKVTSSDDLTPALEKALRTDPKLILEAAVPHVREIEVGVRQERDGSIVTAHPLEVLEQNEDGWFDFDAKYLGSSEPFNLKPEFTFITVEEIQKTAEQVFRTLECRDYARIDFFLTKGGELMLNEVNTSPGLTPVSGVPQAFNALGVSYGELVESFVLNAAQREPGALA; encoded by the coding sequence ATGAACAATAAGCCCACAGTCGCCGTGCTGTTCGGTGGCCGCAGCGTCGAACACTCGGTGTCCTGCGTATCCGGCTCCCAGGCGGCGAAGGCTCTCCGTGAGCGCGGCTATTCGGTTCGCACCATCGGCATCACCCGCTCTGGTTCGTGGTTGGACATCAATTCGGACGCCACCTTCGACATGACCGAAGACGAACTACCGGAAGTCACCGTCGCCTCCGGTACCCCCCTGTCGCTGGAGTTGGGCCCCGACGCGACCAAGCTCGCCGATGTGGTGTTCCCGATCTTCCACGGCCCCTGGGGCGAGGACGGTACGGTTCAAGGCCTGTTGGACATGGCTCAGGTGCCGTACGTCGGCTCCGGCGTGCTGTCATCGGCCGTCTGCATGGACAAGGACGTCGCCAAACGCCTCACCGAGCAGGCGGGAATCGCACAGGGCCCGTACGTGGTCGTCGGAGAGAACGAACCGGTCGACCAGGAAGCCGTCATCGCCAAACTGGGTCTGCCGTTGTTCGTCAAACCGGCACGGGCCGGTTCGTCGCTGGGGATTTCGAAAGTGACCTCGAGCGACGACCTGACCCCGGCCCTGGAGAAGGCACTGCGCACCGACCCCAAGCTGATCCTCGAGGCGGCCGTCCCGCACGTGCGCGAAATCGAAGTGGGCGTACGCCAAGAACGCGACGGCTCCATCGTCACCGCCCACCCACTGGAGGTACTGGAACAGAACGAGGACGGCTGGTTCGACTTCGACGCGAAATACCTGGGCAGCTCGGAACCGTTCAACCTGAAGCCCGAATTCACCTTCATCACCGTCGAAGAGATCCAGAAAACCGCCGAACAGGTATTCCGCACACTCGAATGCCGCGATTACGCGCGGATCGACTTCTTCCTCACCAAGGGCGGCGAGCTCATGCTCAACGAGGTCAACACCAGCCCCGGCCTGACCCCGGTGTCGGGAGTACCGCAAGCGTTCAACGCACTGGGCGTTTCGTACGGCGAGCTCGTGGAGTCGTTCGTCCTCAACGCCGCACAGCGCGAGCCGGGAGCGCTCGCGTAA
- a CDS encoding NAD(P)H-dependent glycerol-3-phosphate dehydrogenase, protein MRAAVMGAGSWGTVFAKIMADAGVDTRIWARRPHVADGINTQRRNPDYFPDIALPEHVTADVDAATVLDGADIVVLAVPSQTLSTNLPAWNGHIDSDATVVSLMKGIELGTLRRMSEVIADVSGIASDRIAVVSGPNLALEIAREEPTASVVACPDHKRAVHLQNAITTDYFRPYTNTDVIGCELGGATKNVIALAYGMATGMGLGDNTKATLITRGLAETTRLGAHLGADPATFAGLAGLGDLVATCISPLSRNHTFGKQLGLGSSLEEAADITKKTAEGVKSCRSIRDLASKAGVEMPICETVEKVCYEGLDPRTAVATLMARETKPESEQLRSQHNEQ, encoded by the coding sequence ATGAGAGCAGCCGTCATGGGAGCCGGTTCGTGGGGTACCGTCTTCGCCAAGATCATGGCCGACGCCGGGGTCGACACCCGCATCTGGGCACGACGACCGCATGTGGCCGACGGCATCAACACCCAGCGACGTAATCCGGACTACTTCCCCGACATCGCTCTGCCCGAACACGTCACCGCGGACGTGGACGCCGCGACCGTCCTGGACGGGGCCGACATCGTCGTGCTGGCCGTCCCCAGCCAAACCCTGAGCACCAACCTTCCCGCATGGAACGGCCACATCGACTCCGACGCCACGGTCGTCAGCCTCATGAAAGGCATCGAGCTGGGCACCCTGCGGCGCATGAGCGAAGTGATCGCCGACGTCAGCGGCATCGCCTCCGACCGCATCGCCGTCGTGTCCGGGCCGAACCTCGCCTTGGAGATAGCCCGAGAAGAACCGACCGCCTCGGTCGTCGCCTGCCCCGACCACAAACGGGCCGTGCACTTGCAGAACGCCATCACCACCGACTACTTCCGCCCCTACACCAACACCGACGTCATCGGCTGTGAACTGGGAGGGGCCACCAAAAACGTGATCGCCCTGGCCTACGGCATGGCCACCGGCATGGGTCTGGGCGACAACACCAAAGCCACCCTGATCACCCGCGGCTTGGCCGAAACCACCCGCCTGGGTGCGCACCTCGGCGCCGACCCGGCCACCTTCGCCGGACTCGCGGGTTTGGGAGACCTGGTAGCGACCTGCATTTCCCCGCTATCGCGCAACCACACCTTCGGCAAACAACTCGGCCTCGGATCGAGTTTGGAAGAGGCCGCCGACATCACCAAAAAGACGGCCGAGGGCGTCAAGAGCTGCCGTTCCATTCGCGACCTCGCTTCCAAAGCGGGCGTAGAGATGCCGATCTGCGAAACGGTGGAAAAGGTATGCTACGAAGGTCTCGATCCACGGACCGCCGTCGCCACCCTGATGGCGCGTGAGACCAAACCCGAATCAGAACAACTGAGGAGCCAACACAATGAACAATAA